One genomic window of Salvia miltiorrhiza cultivar Shanhuang (shh) chromosome 4, IMPLAD_Smil_shh, whole genome shotgun sequence includes the following:
- the LOC131021211 gene encoding calmodulin-binding protein 60 C-like isoform X1 translates to MDDKWMKIVVDELEAEKRRRFAKVQEDLELEKRRRFAQVQEEIESTKRSIFESYFKDGNPSTSERKMKLELRNGIAGKMFTGEEIRGEGDVPIEVALVDVETGAVVDDEPEASAQVEFLLLNASGGDVEGKQPILAGNVSLNLHRGLAVVNNIKIRHHASIIKPPQFKLCARLVGAASLRVKEAKTEAFALKIFRAKYYKKHKNPSLSDPVYRLVSVWKGGKIHKRLQDNKIYTVEDFLIQLLINPQRLMAIVKQPNKWKGIVNNAEACLSSERMYCYVDPRHNTGVVFNILGHVLGRCSGSYYSETSMLSEKEKADAEKLLASAYQNWGKVKAFDDQNSLQQYIDYIGASKTVGESSSTMRLDISFHGANSTSMNLFGDQTEAVPFTTGSDGSLFEDVDEYIYNTFCHGRQHNDGLMNEPNADEGSDAASQAVVGGRKRWKILFCVLTFRKRVALDVSPNPKKQRVG, encoded by the exons ATGGATGACAAGTGGATGAAAATT GTTGTGGACGAACTCGAAGCGGAGAAAAGGAGAAGGTTTGCCAAGGTCCAAGAAGATTTAGAATTGGAGAAAAGGAGAAGGTTTGCCCAAGTCCAAGAGGAAATCGAATCAACAAAAAGGAGCATATTCGAGAG CTATTTCAAAGATGGGAATCCGAGCACATCTGAGAGGAAGATGAAACTGGAGTTGAGGAATGGGATTGCTGGAAAGATGTTCACCGGTGAGGAGATCAGAGGCGAAGGAGATGTTCCTATTGAGGTGGCTCTTGTTGATGTTGAGACAGGAGCTGTTGTAGATGATGAACCAGAGGCCTCTGCACAAGTTGAGTTTTTGCTTCTCAATGCTTCCGGCGGAGATGTGGAAGGAAAGCAGCCCATTCTTGCCGGAAATGTATCCCTCAACCTGCACAGAGGCCTTGCTGTCGTCAACAACATCAAGATCAGGCACCACGCGAGCATCATAAAGCCACCGCAGTTCAAGCTGTGCGCGAGGCTCGTTGGTGCTGCTTCTCTTCGTGTAAAGGAAGCCAAGACGGAGGCCTTCGCCCTCAAGATCTTCCGCGCCAAAT ATTACAAGAAACACAAGAATCCATCTCTATCTGATCCAGTATATCGGTTAGTTTCTGTTTGGAAGGGTGGTAAGATCCATAAAAGACTTCAAGATAACAAGATCTATACCGTCGAGGATTTCCTAATTCAACTCCTCATAAATCCTCAACGCCTCATGGCT ATTGTGAAGCAACCTAACAAGTGGAAGGGAATTGTTAACAATGCGGAAGCATGCCTAAGTAGCGAAAGGATGTACTGTTATGTAGATCCAAGGCACAACACAGGCGTCGTCTTCAACATTCTAGGGCACGTGCTAGGACGATGTTCGGGAAGCTACTACTCTGAGACAAGCATGCTCTCAGAAAAGGAAAAG GCTGATGCTGAGAAACTGTTAGCATCTGCTTACCAAAACTGGGGGAAGGTTAAGGCATTTGATGATCAGAATTCTCTTCAGCAGTATATTGACTACATTGGAGCTTCTAAAACGGTGGGAGAGTCGAGCAGTACTATGCGTCTAGACATTTCATTTCACGGTGCCAACTCCACGTCGATGAACTTGTTTGGAGACCAAACTGAAGCAGTACCCTTCACTACTGGCAGTGATGGTAGCCTCTTTGAAGATGTTGATGAGTACATATACAACACTTTTTGTCACGGCAGGCAGCACAACGACGGACTAATGAACGAGCCGAATGCTGATGAAGGAAGTGATGCAGCATCTCAGGCGGTTGTTGGTGGGAGAAAGAGATGGAAAATATTGTTCTGTGTTCTAACATTTAGGAAAAGGGTAGCCTTAGATGTTAGTCCTAACCCAAAGAAACAGAGAGTTGGTTGA
- the LOC131021211 gene encoding calmodulin-binding protein 60 C-like isoform X2 yields the protein MDDKWMKIVVDELEAEKRRRFAKVQEDLELEKRRRFAQVQEEIESTKRSIFESYFKDGNPSTSERKMKLELRNGIAGKMFTGEEIRGEGDVPIEVALVDVETGAVVDDEPEASAQVEFLLLNASGGDVEGKQPILAGNVSLNLHRGLAVVNNIKIRHHASIIKPPQFKLCARLVGAASLRVKEAKTEAFALKIFRAKFSVWKGGKIHKRLQDNKIYTVEDFLIQLLINPQRLMAIVKQPNKWKGIVNNAEACLSSERMYCYVDPRHNTGVVFNILGHVLGRCSGSYYSETSMLSEKEKADAEKLLASAYQNWGKVKAFDDQNSLQQYIDYIGASKTVGESSSTMRLDISFHGANSTSMNLFGDQTEAVPFTTGSDGSLFEDVDEYIYNTFCHGRQHNDGLMNEPNADEGSDAASQAVVGGRKRWKILFCVLTFRKRVALDVSPNPKKQRVG from the exons ATGGATGACAAGTGGATGAAAATT GTTGTGGACGAACTCGAAGCGGAGAAAAGGAGAAGGTTTGCCAAGGTCCAAGAAGATTTAGAATTGGAGAAAAGGAGAAGGTTTGCCCAAGTCCAAGAGGAAATCGAATCAACAAAAAGGAGCATATTCGAGAG CTATTTCAAAGATGGGAATCCGAGCACATCTGAGAGGAAGATGAAACTGGAGTTGAGGAATGGGATTGCTGGAAAGATGTTCACCGGTGAGGAGATCAGAGGCGAAGGAGATGTTCCTATTGAGGTGGCTCTTGTTGATGTTGAGACAGGAGCTGTTGTAGATGATGAACCAGAGGCCTCTGCACAAGTTGAGTTTTTGCTTCTCAATGCTTCCGGCGGAGATGTGGAAGGAAAGCAGCCCATTCTTGCCGGAAATGTATCCCTCAACCTGCACAGAGGCCTTGCTGTCGTCAACAACATCAAGATCAGGCACCACGCGAGCATCATAAAGCCACCGCAGTTCAAGCTGTGCGCGAGGCTCGTTGGTGCTGCTTCTCTTCGTGTAAAGGAAGCCAAGACGGAGGCCTTCGCCCTCAAGATCTTCCGCGCCAAAT TTTCTGTTTGGAAGGGTGGTAAGATCCATAAAAGACTTCAAGATAACAAGATCTATACCGTCGAGGATTTCCTAATTCAACTCCTCATAAATCCTCAACGCCTCATGGCT ATTGTGAAGCAACCTAACAAGTGGAAGGGAATTGTTAACAATGCGGAAGCATGCCTAAGTAGCGAAAGGATGTACTGTTATGTAGATCCAAGGCACAACACAGGCGTCGTCTTCAACATTCTAGGGCACGTGCTAGGACGATGTTCGGGAAGCTACTACTCTGAGACAAGCATGCTCTCAGAAAAGGAAAAG GCTGATGCTGAGAAACTGTTAGCATCTGCTTACCAAAACTGGGGGAAGGTTAAGGCATTTGATGATCAGAATTCTCTTCAGCAGTATATTGACTACATTGGAGCTTCTAAAACGGTGGGAGAGTCGAGCAGTACTATGCGTCTAGACATTTCATTTCACGGTGCCAACTCCACGTCGATGAACTTGTTTGGAGACCAAACTGAAGCAGTACCCTTCACTACTGGCAGTGATGGTAGCCTCTTTGAAGATGTTGATGAGTACATATACAACACTTTTTGTCACGGCAGGCAGCACAACGACGGACTAATGAACGAGCCGAATGCTGATGAAGGAAGTGATGCAGCATCTCAGGCGGTTGTTGGTGGGAGAAAGAGATGGAAAATATTGTTCTGTGTTCTAACATTTAGGAAAAGGGTAGCCTTAGATGTTAGTCCTAACCCAAAGAAACAGAGAGTTGGTTGA
- the LOC131021211 gene encoding calmodulin-binding protein 60 C-like isoform X3, with the protein MKLELRNGIAGKMFTGEEIRGEGDVPIEVALVDVETGAVVDDEPEASAQVEFLLLNASGGDVEGKQPILAGNVSLNLHRGLAVVNNIKIRHHASIIKPPQFKLCARLVGAASLRVKEAKTEAFALKIFRAKFSVWKGGKIHKRLQDNKIYTVEDFLIQLLINPQRLMAIVKQPNKWKGIVNNAEACLSSERMYCYVDPRHNTGVVFNILGHVLGRCSGSYYSETSMLSEKEKADAEKLLASAYQNWGKVKAFDDQNSLQQYIDYIGASKTVGESSSTMRLDISFHGANSTSMNLFGDQTEAVPFTTGSDGSLFEDVDEYIYNTFCHGRQHNDGLMNEPNADEGSDAASQAVVGGRKRWKILFCVLTFRKRVALDVSPNPKKQRVG; encoded by the exons ATGAAACTGGAGTTGAGGAATGGGATTGCTGGAAAGATGTTCACCGGTGAGGAGATCAGAGGCGAAGGAGATGTTCCTATTGAGGTGGCTCTTGTTGATGTTGAGACAGGAGCTGTTGTAGATGATGAACCAGAGGCCTCTGCACAAGTTGAGTTTTTGCTTCTCAATGCTTCCGGCGGAGATGTGGAAGGAAAGCAGCCCATTCTTGCCGGAAATGTATCCCTCAACCTGCACAGAGGCCTTGCTGTCGTCAACAACATCAAGATCAGGCACCACGCGAGCATCATAAAGCCACCGCAGTTCAAGCTGTGCGCGAGGCTCGTTGGTGCTGCTTCTCTTCGTGTAAAGGAAGCCAAGACGGAGGCCTTCGCCCTCAAGATCTTCCGCGCCAAAT TTTCTGTTTGGAAGGGTGGTAAGATCCATAAAAGACTTCAAGATAACAAGATCTATACCGTCGAGGATTTCCTAATTCAACTCCTCATAAATCCTCAACGCCTCATGGCT ATTGTGAAGCAACCTAACAAGTGGAAGGGAATTGTTAACAATGCGGAAGCATGCCTAAGTAGCGAAAGGATGTACTGTTATGTAGATCCAAGGCACAACACAGGCGTCGTCTTCAACATTCTAGGGCACGTGCTAGGACGATGTTCGGGAAGCTACTACTCTGAGACAAGCATGCTCTCAGAAAAGGAAAAG GCTGATGCTGAGAAACTGTTAGCATCTGCTTACCAAAACTGGGGGAAGGTTAAGGCATTTGATGATCAGAATTCTCTTCAGCAGTATATTGACTACATTGGAGCTTCTAAAACGGTGGGAGAGTCGAGCAGTACTATGCGTCTAGACATTTCATTTCACGGTGCCAACTCCACGTCGATGAACTTGTTTGGAGACCAAACTGAAGCAGTACCCTTCACTACTGGCAGTGATGGTAGCCTCTTTGAAGATGTTGATGAGTACATATACAACACTTTTTGTCACGGCAGGCAGCACAACGACGGACTAATGAACGAGCCGAATGCTGATGAAGGAAGTGATGCAGCATCTCAGGCGGTTGTTGGTGGGAGAAAGAGATGGAAAATATTGTTCTGTGTTCTAACATTTAGGAAAAGGGTAGCCTTAGATGTTAGTCCTAACCCAAAGAAACAGAGAGTTGGTTGA